In Bdellovibrionales bacterium, the following proteins share a genomic window:
- a CDS encoding VWA domain-containing protein → MSIAIRIQLLNCVDLFRTSFSPANLLARKLLHSKLICTVVALVVVLSFGGIDRAGAAAVRKILPNGKVIGMDRLPNKVRLEYFGQATDILFVIDDSGSMSLIQDELKRNFSLFLDQLNSLAHYHIGVVTTSCDTPEKCGSLVNGYVTPETQNRAEVISKNLSVGVDGSSRETPLDSLQAATSKAKSDGFNKGFLRDHAAFLTVIVTDAEDQSAIGGDELARNLLALKAESSVYAHGIMVTANDNVCARDDYFAKAIKLESFIVDLMKGSTSSVCSPSFGRELADIARKFTGLTSRRVPLMMAPKEPSLQLYVNGVELRRGLPEESWIYSPLENEIIIGERVDLSLVSEHNPIYVEFIPAAEKSE, encoded by the coding sequence ATGTCTATTGCAATTCGGATTCAACTGTTGAACTGTGTGGACCTTTTCCGAACGAGTTTTTCTCCAGCCAATTTATTAGCTCGCAAATTGTTGCATTCGAAATTAATTTGCACGGTAGTTGCCTTGGTAGTTGTTTTGTCTTTTGGGGGCATTGATCGAGCGGGAGCTGCGGCCGTCAGAAAGATTCTTCCAAATGGCAAGGTGATCGGAATGGATCGACTGCCGAACAAAGTGAGACTTGAATATTTCGGGCAAGCGACGGACATTCTTTTTGTAATAGATGATTCTGGGAGCATGTCCCTGATACAAGACGAATTGAAGAGAAACTTTAGTCTCTTTTTGGATCAGCTAAATTCGTTGGCGCACTATCACATAGGTGTGGTCACAACCTCATGTGATACGCCGGAAAAATGCGGTTCTTTGGTCAACGGATACGTGACTCCAGAGACTCAAAATAGGGCTGAAGTGATTTCAAAAAATCTCTCTGTGGGCGTCGATGGCTCCTCGCGAGAGACCCCACTGGACTCATTGCAAGCGGCAACCTCAAAGGCGAAGTCGGACGGTTTCAACAAAGGATTTTTGCGTGACCATGCGGCCTTTCTCACCGTCATTGTGACAGATGCCGAGGATCAAAGCGCAATTGGCGGGGACGAGCTCGCCAGGAATCTTTTAGCTCTTAAGGCTGAGTCGAGTGTTTATGCTCACGGGATCATGGTGACAGCAAACGACAATGTCTGTGCACGAGATGATTATTTCGCCAAGGCCATTAAACTGGAGTCCTTCATTGTCGATTTGATGAAGGGCTCAACTTCTTCGGTATGTTCTCCTTCTTTTGGCCGGGAACTTGCTGATATTGCTAGGAAATTCACTGGTCTGACTTCGCGACGGGTCCCTTTGATGATGGCACCCAAAGAGCCATCTCTTCAATTGTACGTCAATGGGGTCGAATTACGGCGAGGCCTGCCGGAGGAAAGCTGGATCTATTCTCCTCTTGAAAATGAGATCATAATAGGAGAAAGAGTGGACTTGTCTTTGGTTTCTGAGCACAATCCGATTTATGTAGAGTTTATTCCTGCTGCTGAGAAATCTGAATGA
- a CDS encoding viroplasmin family protein yields the protein MTGNLDFSNTILLFSDGACSGNPGPGGFGTIIVTPDGQVEELGEHNPSTTNNRMEMIGVLRGLQKIKNLTGDLWVLTDSTYVIRGITQWIWGWKKKNWITAEGADVANKDLWEYLDQEVRARLAQGKVEWKYLRGHQGIPGNERCDEIAVSFSKKKNPGLFKGTLLAYPTAIYDLPDDLSLPPMKPKTEKSPAYSYLSYVNGSLKRHKTWPECESQVKGRSGAKFKKSTSREDEQEIVVVWGLDPSVLDNL from the coding sequence ATGACCGGAAATCTAGATTTCTCAAATACCATACTTCTGTTTTCAGATGGGGCTTGTTCCGGAAATCCTGGCCCCGGTGGATTTGGCACAATCATAGTGACCCCAGATGGACAAGTCGAAGAACTGGGCGAACACAATCCCTCTACCACAAATAATCGAATGGAGATGATTGGAGTTCTGCGTGGGCTCCAAAAAATTAAGAACTTGACGGGCGATCTCTGGGTCCTTACGGATTCCACTTATGTTATTCGAGGAATCACACAGTGGATATGGGGTTGGAAAAAAAAGAATTGGATCACCGCCGAGGGCGCCGACGTTGCCAACAAAGACCTATGGGAATATCTCGATCAAGAGGTCAGAGCCCGACTTGCACAAGGAAAGGTGGAATGGAAATACCTTCGAGGCCATCAAGGAATTCCGGGCAACGAACGATGCGATGAGATTGCTGTGAGTTTTTCAAAAAAGAAAAACCCCGGTTTATTTAAAGGCACCCTGCTGGCTTATCCCACCGCGATCTACGACCTTCCCGACGATCTTTCTCTCCCCCCAATGAAACCAAAAACAGAAAAGTCTCCGGCCTACTCCTACCTCAGCTATGTCAACGGCAGCTTGAAGAGGCATAAAACTTGGCCGGAGTGCGAATCACAAGTGAAGGGTCGCTCTGGGGCTAAATTTAAAAAATCCACTTCCCGAGAAGATGAACAAGAAATTGTTGTCGTCTGGGGCTTAGACCCCAGCGTCCTAGACAACCTGTAA